tccgacaatcggagtgacaaatcctaatcttgaaatacgccaacccaacaagtacctttggagacacctgtagagcacatttataatcacctagttacgttgtgacgtttggtagcacacaaagtgttcctctggtaaacgggagttgcataatctcatagtcacaggaacatgtataagtcatgaagaaagcagtatcaacatactaaacgatcaagtgctaagctaacggaatgggtcaagtcaatcacatcattctcctaatgatgtgatcccgttaatcaaatgacaactctttgtccatggctaggaaacataaccatctttgataaacgagctagtcaagtagaggcatactagtgacacttagttttgtctatgtattcacacatgtatcatgtttccggttaatacaattctagcatgaataataaacattcatcatgatataaggaaataaataataactttattattgcctctaggccatatttccttcaggggcgcCTCCCCCTATTGGGCCCTTATGGCCCAATTCTCCTTCCACCACTTGGCTTTTTAAGACCCGTTGATATTTAACTAAATATAAAAGCCCTCTAGCTATTATTAACTTAACATCTCCGGAAATATTTaccacctatatattatttatcggtaATACCGGCTATTACCCGATAAACTCTGAAACCCTTTCGGTGACCTCGAAACGCTTTCGGTTCCTCTCAAAACTATTTTGAATATTAATGGAAGTATTTCACAAACAAATCATTGATACTCCCGTCCTACTAACAGTCATCAGATCGTCATTACCTTAAtcttgtgaccctgtaggtttgGTAAAACATATCCATGAAACAAACTCCTTTCTTCAATGACCGATAGCAAAACCATgaacgtccatatcgatccctatgagtacGGGAATGACATTCGAgtaaacctttggttatcatgtgctatTCCCTTTTCTTTgcgatacttcacaaaacccgAGGTGAGATGTATTGGTATCCTCTTGAATCATACACATGCTCACTATGTAATTCTCCTCGTTACTGGTTTTGCTCTTCTTTCTTGTTGACATGTTTCGGCTCGCAACTGGGCTTGATCCGGACCCGACCATATTTTGCATTAGTTGCAAGCCTACCCTCTACTCGCAACCGAGTTCGACATTTTTCtcctcagttgcaagtccaccatcaactcgcaactaggaccAAAGTTTTTATttgtccgagttgcaagtccaccGTCGACCCATAACTAGATTCCAACTGGGCCGACCAATTTTTTTCCTTGGTTGAAAAGCCATCCTCAACTTACAACTCGGCCCAACCAGTTTTTTTgcctcagttgcaagtccaccctcgacttgcaactagACCCGAAGTTTTTTTCCACCTGGTCAACCTTGAATATCTATCTTTCTACTCGAACGAATAacttgctagttgttgtttttgttCCTTTTCAATTGTAAGCATAATTACACATAAGTATGTTTTTTTGGTTTTCTCCCAAAAAACCCATAGAATGTATATTGATTGAAAATCAAAACAGTATAAGAAAATGGTATGCATTTTTTTGTTTCTGTTATGCTCTTTGtcacttttttattttcttttttgcaatCCTAAACAAATTTGACGTGACCTTAAAATGTATATGTTCTACCTTTTGAGTTTgccatgaacatattttgaattcaaggacattttcaaaatccatgaacctTTTCTAAATACTTGATTTTTTGAATTGGGGAACATTTTTGGAATTTTATGAACatgtttttgaattcatgaacatcttTTGGATACATGAACATTTATTGAAATTGTGAACATTTCTTTAATCAGCCACTAACATGTGTCAAAGTCACGGAAAATTTTTGAGTCACAAACTTAAAAAAACACGGACACTTTTTGAATATGTGACATTTTTTTATTTTCCGActggttttttattttatttttctcttttatcTTATCTATTTATTCTTTTTGGAAATGTTCAGTGTGCATTTTTGAAATTGTTCCGCGTGTATTGGTAAAAGGTTTATCGTATATATTAAAAAAAAAGTTCACCATACATACGAAAAAGCACAATGTATACTATAAAAGCTCATCATATTTTTGTTCAGTGTGTATTTCACAAAATGCTCGCCCTATCTTAAGAAATTGTTCAGTGTGTATTTGTGAAATTGTTCACCGTATATGAAAAGATAGTTGGTgtgcatttgaaaaatattcaaaatATATTGGAACAATATTTGTAATGCAGAAAACTATATAATAAAAACGAAAAAGAACTAGATGAAAAGCAGAAGAAAAACTAAACCTAcaagagaaaggaaaaaaaatcagaaaatggaAAAATACACAATTTGTACTACGACGGACGCTTGGCTAAAGGAGATAGCGTTCGCAAACATTCAGTGCACCAGCTCATTGATGATGGTCCTTGGACATGGAAAACGGAGCTTGTCCGTGCGACATTCTTAGCCCCGAATGCAGAAGCTATATTGAATATACCAATATGTACTGGTGGTGGGGATGATTTCTTTGCCTGGGCTTTTGAAAATTCAGGCATGTGCTCTGTAAAGTCGGCGTACCATGCTCTCGTGAATCAAAAAGAGTGTGTTGCTCTAGAGGAAGGGACAGTTACCGGTACCTTAAAATCAGAACAACAGATGTGGATATCTCTCTGGAAGCTCAAAGTTGTGTCTAAGGTGAGGGTATTTTGGTGGAGAGTGCTACGTGGAATTCTCCCCGATGAAGCTACCCTGAAGCATAAACACATTAAACCTCTTAGCATTTGCAATGTTTGCTTGTCTAGAGAGGAAGATCTCATGCATGCATTGGTCTCATGTTTCCATGCACACAGATTCTGGGATGAAGCGCAAATATGGTCGGACTTCCTTCTTCCAAGGCTGCATCGTACCACTTGGGCGAGAGATATTTTGTGTGATGATAGGTTCACAGATCAAGTTAGAGAAAAGATCATATCAGTGATGTGGGCTATTTGGCATTGACGGAACCGATGGACTCAGAAGGAACatgtggatttggtgtactctgttCGTCATATAAGAGAAGATATGGCCTTACTAGATATACCTGCTTCACATGCGACTATACTGCCAGGGCATGGCTGACGACCCCCTTGATATTGGGTTTATTAAGATCAATATTGATGGTGCAGTAAATTCTGAAGCATGACTCGCTATTCTATGGCGTTGCTCGCTTCATGGTGCAAACCACATGTGGGAGTAACAGACCCACTCATTGTCGAAGCCTTATCACTAAGGGAGGAAGTTCTCTTTGCTTGCTTGCGAGGATTCACACATGTGATAATGGAAACCGACTGTCTGGAGATTGTGAATTTCTGGAACACTTGCCACAACTCTCGTTCGGTTGTGGCCCCTTTACTTGTAGAGATTGGAGAACATGCTTTGTCTTTTGATTTctttgttattcaacatgtaaacaTGTCTGCTAATATTCCGGTCCATCTTTGTGCGAAGCGTGCCAGCTCGTTGATGGTGACTGAGAGTTGGCTCGACTCTAAACCCTCGTTCCTGATCAGTAGCCTGATGGCTGATGATACCAGGAGCTCTTTTGTTTGAACAAAGTTCTCatgatttcccgcaaaaaaaaaacataaCGAGCGTGTCGGAGACGTGCTGGGTCTGCCCCCATAGAAGCGCATTGTGGGCGACCCTTGTTTTTAGTCATGATGGGTTGGTCAACAATAATGTATGGTAACATCATGTTTTTGAGGAAGTATATTTTTtcaattgtttggattgcttaccacatgtgtcattTGGTTTTTGAGAGAGTATGTTGATGACATGTTGAAACACATCTAGATGAGATGCTACTCCCttcgtcctaaaataagtgtctcaactttgtactaactttagtacaaagttgtattaagcttgagacacttattttgagacggaggaagCATTTTACATCTAGACATGAAATAGGTAACTCACATTTAAGTCTCTCATCACACGATCAAGACTGTAATTTTCGTGCAAATTTTGTTAGGATCCCGAAACCGCAGCCAACGCGGACGATTTCGGGAAAGCTGGGCTCGAGCGCCGAATCGCTGCATCCACTTTTCTCTAACTTAAGTTAGGGCTTACAGGCGTATCAACTTACAAGTTTACCAcatcaaaaataaaaggaaaaagaaacTTACAAGGTTACCAATTGAAGCTTAAAAAGAACAATATACCATGGCACTCGAATTCAAAAACCTGTTAAAACAGAATTTGAGTTCGAGAATTATCGAGAGCCAAACGTCTCTTAAGTGAAAATTTATAAAGCGGCATCCAGCTCAACGCGTGGGCCGGCAAGGCAACGGGCACACCATCGATGGAGGACGTCATGTTGACACCCTGTCCTGCAGGCTGCTCGTCGAGCTCAGCGGCGCGGAAAGGGTACTGCATTCGCGACACGTAGGACGAGAGGACGCCGGGAGCCTGCAAGTTGGCACGTACGTGGCATGGATTGAGGCATCGCTATCCATGCAGATCGCGCCCCtcgacacgtgctcgaggtatgcgGCCACATGTCCGAGACTCGCTCCACCGCCTTCGTCCACACTCTCGCCCACATCGCATCTTATATACCACGATCCATCTCGCCGAGAAACCCACGGCGCATTTGGCTATCGCATTTCTCAGGTGAGGCTCAGGTTTCGGAGCAGCGAAGCTTTCAAGTGTGCATCTGCCTACAGGCATGGCTGGAGAGCAAGCGTTCCACCGGGGAGGCGTGCACGGAGGCGGCAGCGCCATCGGGCCGGACTACATGCGGGCCATCCGCGGCGACGACGACTACTACGGCGGGCACGGCCAGGGCTACAACCAGCCGGCGACCGTCACCCTCGCGAAGGgggtggccgcggcggcggcggccgggtcgATGCTGCTCCTGTCGGCCCTGACGCTGACGGGCACGGTGCTGGCGCTCATCGTggcgacgccgctgctggtgctctTCAGCCCCGTGCTGGTGCCCGCGGCCATAGCCGTCACGATGCTGACGGCCGGGTTCGTGTCGTCGGGGGCGTTcggcgcggcggcggtgggcgTGCTGGCGTGGATGTACAAGTATCTGTCGCACGGCGCGTCCTCGCCGCCGGGGGCCGACACGGTGGACCACGCCGGTGCGAAGCTGGACTCCAAGGCGCACGAGGTGAAGAACTGGGCGCAGCATCGCCTCGACCAGGCACGAACGCCGTAGACATGTTGTCATTTGCCCTCCTATGCGTTACCAGTGTGTGTGTGGATCGACGCCTCTATATGTAGGGACGTGCCTGCGAGCGGTGCTACTTACCCCCGATGAATAATAAGCTGCATATCTGCTACTCATCTCCTCTGGAGAGGGAGTTAAGAATAGATCTCTTGTGTTGGTTCTTGTGCCGTCTACTTGCGCTGCTTCGTCTTCACCTTCAAGGACTTCTGATTTGGAGTCCACGTCGTTCATATTACTGCCTTGAACACGATGATCCTCGATTCCTTCTATGCTGCCGCTCCAATTCCTAAATCCCTCTTCTGTTCTTAAAACTGTTTTAACGCCCCAACAATTTGCTTGAATCGCACCTGAAATTGCATATTATTCGTGCTACCTTCAGTTCCGCCCTTACAAATGGCAGCACCCCacaagaactactccctccgttcggaatttgtcaaaaaatgaatgtatctacaacTATCTGTACGGAATTACTTTCataaaaataaatgtatctagaattaaaatacatctagatacatattTTAAACAGAGAAAATAGTAATTATATTTacgagtaattccgaacagagAGAATAGTAATGATATTTACAAGTAATTCTAAACGGAGGGAATAGTA
Above is a window of Triticum dicoccoides isolate Atlit2015 ecotype Zavitan chromosome 5B, WEW_v2.0, whole genome shotgun sequence DNA encoding:
- the LOC119305488 gene encoding oleosin 16 kDa-like, with protein sequence MAGEQAFHRGGVHGGGSAIGPDYMRAIRGDDDYYGGHGQGYNQPATVTLAKGVAAAAAAGSMLLLSALTLTGTVLALIVATPLLVLFSPVLVPAAIAVTMLTAGFVSSGAFGAAAVGVLAWMYKYLSHGASSPPGADTVDHAGAKLDSKAHEVKNWAQHRLDQARTP